The Vicia villosa cultivar HV-30 ecotype Madison, WI unplaced genomic scaffold, Vvil1.0 ctg.003179F_1_1, whole genome shotgun sequence genome window below encodes:
- the LOC131640497 gene encoding agamous-like MADS-box protein AGL80 has translation MARKKLKLAFIENNTARKSAYKNRKKGLVKKVDQLATLCGIEACAIIYGPDDHHPVVWPSPSGVQNVLSKFMTWPEFEQRKNMVNQDSFLSQRISKAQMKLKTQSRDNREKETTMLMFQCLDAGKVVQNDMSGAGLNDLAWTIDQNLKKIDRRLESGDNEMNIHRNQCENEIMTAQSHDQLQMEQPLLLPLPPPLPPTTANNGEIAMMSDGHLQTAPPLPLLPPPPPPTAPNNDEMALMGHGHVGMATNNNDMMFMDMLMNDDEWW, from the coding sequence ATGGCTAGAAAAAAGTTGAAACTTGCTTTCATTGAGAATAATACCGCAAGAAAATCAGCATACAAGAATAGGAAGAAGGGTTTAGTCAAGAAGGTTGATCAACTAGCAACCCTTTGCGGTATCGAGGCTTGTGCAATAATTTATGGCCCCGACGATCATCATCCTGTAGTCTGGCCATCGCCGTCCGGAGTCCAAAATGTGCTTTCGAAATTCATGACATGGCCTGAGTTTGAACAAAGAAAAAATATGGTGAATCAAGATAGTTTTCTGAGTCAAAGGATTTCAAAGGCTCAAATGAAACTTAAAACGCAATCGAGAGACAACCGAGAGAAAGAGACGACCATGCTGATGTTTCAATGCCTCGATGCTGGAAAGGTCGTACAGAACGATATGTCGGGGGCTGGTTTAAATGATCTTGCCTGGACGATTGATCAGAACTTGAAAAAGATTGATAGAAGGTTGGAATCAGGTGATAACGAAATGAATATTCACCGAAATCAATGTGAAAATGAAATCATGACGGCTCAAAGTCATGACCAACTCCAAATGGAACAGCCACTGCTACTACCACTGCCGCCGCCGCTACCACCAACCACGGCCAATAATGGTGAAATTGCAATGATGAGTGATGGCCATCTCCAAACGGCACCACCACTGCCACTcctaccaccaccaccaccaccaaccGCGCCTAATAATGATGAAATGGCATTGATGGGTCATGGCCATGTTGGGATGGCTACGAATAACAATGACATGATGTTTATGGACatgttgatgaatgatgatgaatggtGGTGA